AAGACTTGGAGATCTTGTAGCTGGAACCATGGTTGTTCATGAGAGGAAATCAAAACGAAATAAAAAGCTTTCAGCCATTGAGAGAGAAATACGAGCCAGAGGTATAACAGTAAATGATCTCTTCATGGATGATTGGACATTGAAATCTCTAGGGATGAAGGAATGGAAACTAGTCAAAACATATGCCCAACGTTTCCCGCAATTATCATTAGAGGATAGACGTGAGTTTACCAAAAAGATAGTAGAAATTTTATCAGGTAAAATCAAATTTGAAACCGAAGAGAAATCTGAGGAGGAATTAGAGAATATAATTCTCTCACTTTATCTTATCCTTAAAGAGGAGTGGGAATTTGAAATGTAAAGAAAAAGAAAACCTCAGCAAGATTGCTGAAGTTTTCTTTTTCTTTTTTTATTTAAGATTCAGTTGCTCCATTGCCTTGAAATCCTGCTTGCTTTTCCTTTTCACTTAACAATTCTTTATCTTTTTTTATCCGACCCTTACCTACAGATAATGCAACGAGTATACCAAGGGCAATAAAAATGAGACCTGTTAAGAATACAGTGGTAAAGGATTCTGACCATGCAGTTTCAATTCCATGAATAACAATTTTTTGAATATCACTTGGTAATTGTAAAAGACTTGGATTAATTAGTAATCCGAACAGTACATCTGTTTTTTCAGAAAGCTTATTTAAAGCAGCCTGTGCGATTGGATTATTGGCGTGTTCGGCTGATTCAACCATCTTTGTTCCTAGTGAATGGTTCATGACAGAATTCAAGATGGTAATACCAATTGTACCACCTATAGAACGGAAGAAGGTGGAGGCTGAGGTAACCGTTCCAAGCTGTGACTTAGGAAATTCATTCTGAATAGCAATCATTAATGTTGGCATAACGAGACCCATACCTAAGCCTAAAACTACCATATACGCATAGGCTGTGAACTCGCTTGAATTAAGTCCCATTGTACTCATTAGAAAGAAGCCTGCAGAAGCTAGTAACATACCTGCTGTTAGTACTGTACGGAACGTGAATCTTAGCAACAATTGTCCACCGACAATACTTGCAGCAATCATTGCAATCATCATAGGTGTCATAGTGGAACCTGCTTGTGTTGGAGAAACGCCTAAAATCCCCTGCATAAACATTGGGACGAACATGATAGCGCCAAACATACCTAGACCTAACAAGAATCCAAGACCATTCATTGTGGCGAAAATCCGATTTTTAAATAAAGATAGGTCAAGAATTGGTTCCTCTGCCTTATTCTCAATGAAGCCGAAGAGAATAAACAGGACAAGGCTTCCACCAAAGATTAAGTAGGATTTCGTAGAGATCCATTCAAATTTATCACCGCCAAAGGTAAGACCAAGCAGTAATAAAACGATAGCAGGTATTAAGGTAATGATACCTAAGTAATCAATACTTACTTTATCTTTCTTATCAACCATTTCATGCTTTAGACCAGCAAAAATGAATAAAGCTGACATTAATCCAAACGGAACATTGATAAGAAAAATCCAGTGCCAGCTGATATGGTCGACAATTAGTCCCCCTAGAAATGGTCCAATAACAGAACTTAATCCAAAAAGGCCACCAAAGATCCCTTGCCATTTAGCACGTTGTTCCGCTGTGAAAATATCACCAATAATGGTTTGTGAAAGAGGCATAATCATCCCGCCGCCAATACCTTGAAGTCCTCTATAAAGGACTAATTGTTCCATAGATGTGGCTGTCGCACATAAACCAGAACCAATAATGAAGATAATAGTACCTAATAAATAGAGGAAACGTCTGCCATAAAGATCTGATAATTTACCGACAACAGGGACAATGGTTGTCGAAGTAATCATGTAAGCTGTGGTAACCCAGGCAAAGATTTTAAATCCATTTAGTTCTGCAATAATTGTAGGCATAGCCGTCCCTACGATCGTTTGTTCGAGTGCACTAAAGAACATACCAATTATAAGACCCGTTAAGACTAACCGAGTATTAATCGTTTTTTGTTGTATTTCCATCAAATTTCTCCATTCTAGCTATATTTTTTTATTCGAAAAAAGACTGACCTCTCAGTCAGAAATTATAACTGCGAATGTCTGATCGGTCAATAACATATATTTTTATGGTTTTGTCCCACCTGATTAAAGGTTGTAAAACGAGGAGATTACTTTCACATAAACTTTAAATTCTTCTGTATCATTAAAGTTTGATAGCATACCTTTTATTACTGGTTTTCTTGGATTCTCTTTCTTCATCTCCTCTTCCAATACATCAAGTGAGATTTCTAGTGACTCCTTATTTTCCACTTCATTTAATTCATTTCTCATTTTTTGTACGATTTCACTTATATCTGTACTTCCAAAGAGATCCATGGACTTTTGCATTACCTTTTCTAATTTTTCCTCTGATATAAATGGTTTTTCGTAAGTAATGTCCTTTACAATGCTATCCATTCGTCGCATTAAGAATTGTGTAAGACCTTCTATTTCTATTTCCGCAGGTTCAAAAATAACTAACCTCATATACGAATGGAACAATCCCTCTAATATCATGGTAAGATCCGTTGAATATGGTTCAATATTTTTCCCATAGACCTTTACTAATCCATTTCGATAAAGATGATGTGTCTCGAAATGTTTTTTAAATAACAGCTTTTTAATTTCATCATTTCTTGGGATAGCTTGTTCTTTTGAAAGCATGATAAAAAATTCCTTATGCCCCATGAAAGTACCTAAAATGGAGGATAGCTGATTGCAAAACTTTTCCCGTGGTGACAAATCAGAGTGTTCGAATTTCAGAATGTTAGAATGGACTGTCTCAAAAATATATTCTAGGATGGCCAATAATAACTCATCCTTTGACTTAAAGTGTAGATAAAAGGCTCCTTTAGAAATGCCGCTATCTGTTGATATCTCCTGAATCGATGTAGAGGAGTATCCTTTGGAAGCAAAAAGTTTCATTCCCGATTCAATGATTATTTTTTCTTTTTCGCTCACTATAAACCCTCCATAAAAACCACATAATAAATATAGAAGCAGTACTAATTCCTTGACTTATGACTGTCTGGTCAGTAAGATTGATTTTGTTTGATATAGTCAAATGCTAGTTGAAATTATTTTACTTGTCAATAACTAAACAAAAAGGAGATACATATGAAGAAAGTCATCCAATTTTCATTAAAAAATAAGTTTGCTGTATGGCTATTGACCATTATTGTGACTGTAGCCGGTTTATATTCAGGTATGAACATGAAACTAGAAACCATCCCGAATATTAATACACCCCTTGTTACTGTACTGACCGTCTATCCAGGTGCTACCCCGCAGCAGGTAGCTGAGAAAGTAACAGAACCTATTGAAAGTAGAGTGAAGAATTTAGATGGAGTTTCAGTAGTAAGTTCTTCTTCTTTTCAAAATGCTTCTTCCATTCAAATTGAATACAATTTCGATAAAGATATGGAAAAAGCCCAAAATGAAGTAAAAGAAGCACTAAATGATCTTACTTTACCAGATGGTGTGCAAGCACCAAAAGTATCACGTTTAAGCTTTTCATCCATACCGGTCATGTCGTTAAGTATTTCAAATAAAAAGCAAACATTAGCGGAATTAACTGACACGGTAGAAAAGAAGATCGTTCCTGAACTGAAGGGAATTGATGGCGTTGGTTCGGTTCAAATCTCTGGCCAGCAAATCGATGAAGTTCAATTAAAATTTGACCAAGATAAATTAAAACAATATGGATTACAGGAAGATACTATTCGCAATTTAATTAAAGCCTCTGATATTACTTTTCCACTCGGCTTGTACACTTTCAAGGATACGCAAAAGTCAGTAGTAGTTGATGGAAATATCCAGACTCTTGAAGAGTTAAAGTCATTAAAAATACCGGTGATTCCATCTTCAGCTGGACAACAGCAAGGGATGACGGGAAATACCTCCCCTACACAAGGGAAACAGCAAAACTCAACTGGGGCACCATCCACGCAGGGCCAAAATACCCCAATACAGGCTGGTATTCCAACAATTGAATTAAAGGATATCGCTTCGGTTGAAGTGGTGGGTAAAGCAGAATCCATATCTAAAACCAACGGCAGGGAATCCATTGGCTTACAAATTGTAAGTGCGCAGGATGCCAATACAGTCGATGTCGTTAACGCGGTAAAAGACCAGCTAAGTGAGTTAGAGAAAAAGATTGATGGTTTAAAGGTCACCCCAATATTTGATCAGGGGAAACCAATCGAGGAATCTGTTTCAACGATGTTGGATAAAGCTATATTTGGTGCTATTTTTGCCATGATTATCATTTTGCTTTTCTTAAGAAACTTCCGAACTACAATTATCTCAGTAGTATCTATTCCGCTATCCCTACTTATTGCTGTATTACTATTAAAACAAATGGACATCACACTTAATATGATGACGCTTGGTGCCATGACCGTTGCAATTGGTCGCGTAATTGACGACTCCATCGTTGTTATTGAAAATATTTTTAGAAGAATGTCATTACAAAATGAAAAGTTAACAGGTAAAGAACTGATTGTAGAAGCGACAAGAGAAATGTTTATGCCAATTATGTCTTCTACTATTGTTACCATTGCAGTTTTCCTTCCACTAGGGTTAGTGAAGGGACCAATCGGGGAAATGTTTTTGCCATTTGCGTTAACAATCGTTTTCTCATTACTCGCTTCCTTATTAGTAGCGATAACCGTCGTTCCTATGATGGCTCATTCTCTCTTTAAGAAGGGTGTGACCTCAAAACATATACACGATGAAGAGAAGCCCAATAAATTAGCATCTAGTTATAGAAAGGTCTTGAAATGGGCGTTAAATCATAAACTAATCACTTCTGGTTTGGCAATATTGATGTTAGTGGGAAGTTTATTTCTTGTTCCTGTCATTGGAGTGAGCTTTTTACCTTCAGATGAACAGAAAATGATTGTGGCGACATACAAGCCAGCTCCAGGACAAACAATCGAGGAAGTAGAGCGAATTGCCACTGAAGCAAATGAATTTCTAAGTAAAAGAAAGAACGTAAAAGATATTCAGTTTTCAGTTGGCGGAGAGAATCCCATGAATCCAGGGGAAAGTAATTCTGCTATGTTTTTCGTTGGTTACGATAAAGACACAAAGAATTTTGATAAAGAGACAGAAAATGTTATTAAGGCACTAAAGGATAGAAACGATAAAGGTGAATGGGGTAAACAGGACTTTTCTGGTATGGGCTCGAGTAATCAACTGGCACTCAATGTTTATGGTGATACGATCGATGACATTAAGCCAATTGTTAAGAGAATTGAAAAGATCATGAAGGACAATAACTCACTTAACAACGTAAAAACAGGTATTTCTGCTACGTATGATGAATATACGTTAGTCGCAAATCAAGAAAAGCTTAGCAAACTTGGTCTGACTGCAGCCCAAATTGGCATGGAGCTTTCTGGGAATGGGCAACGTCAAGTCCTAACAACTATTAAAAAAGATGGTAAGGAAATGAATGTCTATGTTGATGTAGAACAGAAGGGTTACTCCGATATTCATGAACTTACTGATAAAACACTTACGTCACCACTTGGAGTTACCGTACCAATAAAAGATGTTGTTGAAATTAAAGAAGGAAATACATCAGATACTATTAAAAGAAGAGATGGTCGTATTTATACAAACGTAACAGCAGAAATTAAAACAAAAGACGTAGCAAAAGTATCATCGGCAGTTCAAAAAGAAGTTGATAAGCTTACTATTCCTGCAAATGTAGATGTATCCATGGGCGGTGTAACGGAAGATATTAATGATTCCTTCAAACAACTTGGTCTTGCAATGCTTGCTGCCATTGCCATTGTTTACTTAGTTCTTGTCATTACGTTCGGTGGCGGATTAGCTCCATTTGCTATTTTGTTCTCCTTACCATTCACAATTATCGGTGGATTGCTAGGATTACTGATTGCTGGGGAGACCTTAAGCGTGTCCGCATTAATTGGCGCATTGATGTTAATAGGTATCGTAGTAACAAATGCAATTGTTCTCATTGACCGTGTCATTCATAAAGAAAACGAAGGTATGAGCACAAGAGATGCACTTATAGAAGCTGCTGGAACGCGTGTTCGTCCGATCCTGATGACGGCAATTGCTACAATCGGTGCCCTAATTCCTCTTGCTGTTGGTATTGAGGGAAGTGGATTAATCACGAAAGGTCTTGGAGTCACTGTAATCGGAGGCCTAACAAGTTCGACACTTCTTACCCTGTTAATCGTTCCAATTGTTTATGAAACCTTGATGAAGTTAAAGAGAAAAGGGAAGAAGCAGGTAGTAAGTGAATCATAATAATAAAACAACTCGGCACTCTAGTAGAGGCCGAGTTGTTTTATTTCATAAATAACTTGATTTTTTTAAGTCCATTTTTGACATTTGGATATCGGAAAGGGATATCAAATAGGGTCGTTTGCTTAAGAACACTCTTATTATGGGAAAACGTATCAAAATTACCTTTCCCGTGATAGGCGCCTATTCCGCTATTTCCAACACCGCCAAATGGAAGGTAAGGAGAAGCAAAGTGGTAAACGGTATCGTTCACACATCCGCCTCCGAAAGAAACACTGTTTAATACCTCTTGTTGAATGTTATTATTCTCAGTAAAGATATAAAGGGCGAGCGGTTTCGGATGTCGATGTATTCCTTCTATTACGTCATCTAAGTTGTTGTACTCAAGAACGGGAAGGATTGGTCCAAATATTTCGTCTTGCATGATTGGGTCTTCCCAAGTAATATTCGTAAGAACAGTGGGTTCAATTGTAAGTTTATTCTCATTTGTTTTTCCACCCATAAATAGTTTTCCATCATTTAAAAATTTGGTTAAACGATCAAAATGCCGTTGGCTAACAATACGGGTAAAATTCGGATTGTTTAGCGCCTGCTGCCCATACAATTCTATAGTTGACTCTCTGAATTGCTGCAGGAATTGATCTTTTATGTTTTTATGAATATACAAGTAATCAGGTGCAATACATGTCTGGCCTGCATTTGTGAATTTTCCCCATGCTATTCGTTTTGCAGCCAGTTTGATATTTGCATCTTCATGTACGATACATGGACTTTTTCCACCAAGTTCTAATGTAACAGGGGTCAGATTCTTTGCTGCTGCTTCCATGATCACCTTACCAACTGGGACACTGCCGGTGAAAAAGATATAATCGAACGATTCACCTAGCAATGCATGGCTGGTTTGAACACCACCTTGAACTACAGTAATATATTCTTCTGAGAATAATTCACTAATTATTTTTCCAAGCAGCTCAGAGGTTTTAGGTGTTAATTCTGAAGGTTTAATGACAGCACAGTTTCCCGCTGCGATTGCGCCGATTAATGGTGCAACCGCTAATTGAAACGGATAATTCCATGGAGCAATAATTAACGTAACTCCGTATGGTTCGGAATATATATAGCTGGCAGAACCAATATGGGTCAGCGGTGTTTTCACTCTTTTAGGCTTCATCCATGATCGTAAGTGTTTGATTGTAAAACGTAATTCTTCAAGAACAAATCCGATTTCAGAAGAATAAGCGTCGAATTCTGATTTGTTTAAGTCTGCCTTTAAAGCATCCATTAGGTTTTGTTCGTTGTTTTTTATTGCTGTTCGTAACTTTTGAAGTGCTTCAAGACGGAAAGCGAGATCTTTTGTTATTTCCGACCGAAAGTAAGATTGCTGCTTTGCAACTAGAGTGCTATAGTTTTCCATTTCGTTAACCACCTTGCTTTAATTGACATTTTAGGAGCCCTCGAGATCACGTTATGCCTTAATTTGTCGATAAAGTGTGTTTAAATCTTCTTTGAAAAGTATTTTTGGAACAGGGTAGAGGGGATTGGCTTCTTTAAAAGCTCTTTCCACCATAACAGAAATGTCATTTTCGATAATCCCACTCACTTTTTTAGGAATGGCCAATTTCTCGTTTAGTTCCTTGATGGCATCAATAAATTTACGTGCTTTTTGTTCAATGGTGTCTTCCTGTTCGCTAATTCCGACTAAATCAGCTAGCTCTGAGAGCGGCTGATAGATTGAATCTCCATAATACTCTAATACATAAGGCAAAATAATGGCATTTGCTAGTCCGTGTGGGACAGAATAAAAGCCCCCGAGTGTATGTGCAATTGCATGTACATATCCTACATAT
The window above is part of the Bacillus sp. SORGH_AS_0510 genome. Proteins encoded here:
- a CDS encoding MDR family MFS transporter, giving the protein MEIQQKTINTRLVLTGLIIGMFFSALEQTIVGTAMPTIIAELNGFKIFAWVTTAYMITSTTIVPVVGKLSDLYGRRFLYLLGTIIFIIGSGLCATATSMEQLVLYRGLQGIGGGMIMPLSQTIIGDIFTAEQRAKWQGIFGGLFGLSSVIGPFLGGLIVDHISWHWIFLINVPFGLMSALFIFAGLKHEMVDKKDKVSIDYLGIITLIPAIVLLLLGLTFGGDKFEWISTKSYLIFGGSLVLFILFGFIENKAEEPILDLSLFKNRIFATMNGLGFLLGLGMFGAIMFVPMFMQGILGVSPTQAGSTMTPMMIAMIAASIVGGQLLLRFTFRTVLTAGMLLASAGFFLMSTMGLNSSEFTAYAYMVVLGLGMGLVMPTLMIAIQNEFPKSQLGTVTSASTFFRSIGGTIGITILNSVMNHSLGTKMVESAEHANNPIAQAALNKLSEKTDVLFGLLINPSLLQLPSDIQKIVIHGIETAWSESFTTVFLTGLIFIALGILVALSVGKGRIKKDKELLSEKEKQAGFQGNGATES
- a CDS encoding TetR/AcrR family transcriptional regulator, which codes for MSEKEKIIIESGMKLFASKGYSSTSIQEISTDSGISKGAFYLHFKSKDELLLAILEYIFETVHSNILKFEHSDLSPREKFCNQLSSILGTFMGHKEFFIMLSKEQAIPRNDEIKKLLFKKHFETHHLYRNGLVKVYGKNIEPYSTDLTMILEGLFHSYMRLVIFEPAEIEIEGLTQFLMRRMDSIVKDITYEKPFISEEKLEKVMQKSMDLFGSTDISEIVQKMRNELNEVENKESLEISLDVLEEEMKKENPRKPVIKGMLSNFNDTEEFKVYVKVISSFYNL
- a CDS encoding efflux RND transporter permease subunit; the protein is MKKVIQFSLKNKFAVWLLTIIVTVAGLYSGMNMKLETIPNINTPLVTVLTVYPGATPQQVAEKVTEPIESRVKNLDGVSVVSSSSFQNASSIQIEYNFDKDMEKAQNEVKEALNDLTLPDGVQAPKVSRLSFSSIPVMSLSISNKKQTLAELTDTVEKKIVPELKGIDGVGSVQISGQQIDEVQLKFDQDKLKQYGLQEDTIRNLIKASDITFPLGLYTFKDTQKSVVVDGNIQTLEELKSLKIPVIPSSAGQQQGMTGNTSPTQGKQQNSTGAPSTQGQNTPIQAGIPTIELKDIASVEVVGKAESISKTNGRESIGLQIVSAQDANTVDVVNAVKDQLSELEKKIDGLKVTPIFDQGKPIEESVSTMLDKAIFGAIFAMIIILLFLRNFRTTIISVVSIPLSLLIAVLLLKQMDITLNMMTLGAMTVAIGRVIDDSIVVIENIFRRMSLQNEKLTGKELIVEATREMFMPIMSSTIVTIAVFLPLGLVKGPIGEMFLPFALTIVFSLLASLLVAITVVPMMAHSLFKKGVTSKHIHDEEKPNKLASSYRKVLKWALNHKLITSGLAILMLVGSLFLVPVIGVSFLPSDEQKMIVATYKPAPGQTIEEVERIATEANEFLSKRKNVKDIQFSVGGENPMNPGESNSAMFFVGYDKDTKNFDKETENVIKALKDRNDKGEWGKQDFSGMGSSNQLALNVYGDTIDDIKPIVKRIEKIMKDNNSLNNVKTGISATYDEYTLVANQEKLSKLGLTAAQIGMELSGNGQRQVLTTIKKDGKEMNVYVDVEQKGYSDIHELTDKTLTSPLGVTVPIKDVVEIKEGNTSDTIKRRDGRIYTNVTAEIKTKDVAKVSSAVQKEVDKLTIPANVDVSMGGVTEDINDSFKQLGLAMLAAIAIVYLVLVITFGGGLAPFAILFSLPFTIIGGLLGLLIAGETLSVSALIGALMLIGIVVTNAIVLIDRVIHKENEGMSTRDALIEAAGTRVRPILMTAIATIGALIPLAVGIEGSGLITKGLGVTVIGGLTSSTLLTLLIVPIVYETLMKLKRKGKKQVVSES
- a CDS encoding aldehyde dehydrogenase, producing the protein MENYSTLVAKQQSYFRSEITKDLAFRLEALQKLRTAIKNNEQNLMDALKADLNKSEFDAYSSEIGFVLEELRFTIKHLRSWMKPKRVKTPLTHIGSASYIYSEPYGVTLIIAPWNYPFQLAVAPLIGAIAAGNCAVIKPSELTPKTSELLGKIISELFSEEYITVVQGGVQTSHALLGESFDYIFFTGSVPVGKVIMEAAAKNLTPVTLELGGKSPCIVHEDANIKLAAKRIAWGKFTNAGQTCIAPDYLYIHKNIKDQFLQQFRESTIELYGQQALNNPNFTRIVSQRHFDRLTKFLNDGKLFMGGKTNENKLTIEPTVLTNITWEDPIMQDEIFGPILPVLEYNNLDDVIEGIHRHPKPLALYIFTENNNIQQEVLNSVSFGGGCVNDTVYHFASPYLPFGGVGNSGIGAYHGKGNFDTFSHNKSVLKQTTLFDIPFRYPNVKNGLKKIKLFMK